The genomic stretch TTCATGGAGTTTTGAACAGTGAAGGTGGAGTTCTGATACTGATCATTTATATGTGTGAATATTTAAGctctaataaaattaaaatagctGCACGTACACATTTATAAAAGATTTCACTTATCTATTGTTGACAGGAACAGAACATAACACAGAAAACctttgaaacagtttttgtttgtatgtgCGGTTAAATGTAAAGTCTTCATTAACTTATGAGTTATTCAGCAAAAGTTCACATCTGAAATCCTCCAGAGGCCAACGAAAGAACTAGAATATTTGTGTTggaattttgtttattattatttattgaactttagaaaaatacagtacaaAAAGTAGcattattaaaatacaataCAAGAACATAGTATTAATCCAAATAAAAGTCACAATTATTCTTAACTTTTGAAATTCTTAACTGTTGTAAACAAGAACATAAGTAGTGTACTTTTTTCAGTGTGGTGGCTTGTAATAAAGGGAACGGAACCTGGGGGCTCGTCGTGGACACGTGACTCGGTGTTTGCCGCCAGCTGCCGCTTCGCGTCACTTTTACATTAGAAACTGACGATTTACGGCAGCTTCCTGTGTACTGGTCGAAGGGGCTGAACCAGAGTTTTAAACAGAACCGAACGAGGCCTGTCCCCCAAGTGTGGTCCAAAAAATCAAAGCGAACCTGGTCCGGAGGACAAAGCAGACCCAGCGGGCCGAACCGGTCCGGGTTTGGTGAAGAATCTCTGAGCAAAACCACTGTTGTGTGCGCGTGCGTCTTTCGCATTGGTGCTCTGTGCTTTCCCAAAGCTGAGTCCGGTCCGGATTGGACCGGCACGGAGTATGGACCTTCTACCTGAGGGATCCAGAACCGCTGCGAGCACGGTGAGTTCACCCGTGTGACGTAATGAATAACTACAGAAGAGCTTGTACCCGTCCAGAATCAGAATGGTTTCTTCCAACAGTTGATAGTTTTTGTACTCTTCATTTCTAAAAGGTTTGATccgtttttaataaaatgtgttgaatttgAACCACTGAAATGACAAGTATGGTGACAGCGGAGAACATCAGATCTCCATCACCGACTCTGAAGGATCTTAAAGCCATCATCTTCTCACTCAGAGAAGTGGACAGTGATGTCTTCATCACAGAGGAGTCCAggacctcctcctgctcctcagaACCTCCTCCCGCTCCTCAGAACCTCCTCCCGCTCCTCAGAACCTCGTCCCGCTCCTCAGAACCGGGTTTAGAACTTTAGATCAGTTAGCTCTGGAAGCTGCAGAGGAGTGGAGCGTCACTGGTGATTTGGTTTGAGTTTTGAATTAATCCAGACCCGATCCCCACATTGAAAATTGCAAACTTGATCGATCAGCTATATGAATGATTTATTTGAAGGtaatttctgatatttttcaggccaaaaattgcttttagtgagttttaatgaaataattcCTTATTTTGTTATTGAAAGTTCTACCTTTTTGGTAAAACATTGGATGAAAAGTGGTCCATGAAATGATATTTTATCAAGTAGAGTTGAATTTTACTTATTAATCTAAACAGATTCAAGCCCTTAATTGGCAGTGAACCCCAGCCTTCGTGATGTTCTGTGCAGGAAGTTGATCCGTGGTTCTTCACAGGTGAAGCGCTGGGTGGAGCCGTCCTTCATTGAGCTGTCAGGAGGAAGCTTTGACCCGTTATTTCAGTCCAAAGCTGACACGAAGAGGCCAAGGAAGCGGAAAGGGGCGACCTTCAACTCTCCACGGTTGGAGTGCGGTCGCGGGGCGCAGGATGAGTCGTGGGTGGACAGGTATTCGCCGCAGTCGCTGGTGAGCACTCCTGAACTTCATATCAACATAATGGGAGGAGTTGATCGTCTCAGTCTGCAGGGTAGTGGTCATGAAGCTgttctttttgcagtttttgtttgaaGACACACTCTGGTGGCCAGGCGTTTGGTGCAtttcctcttcctgtttctGACAGGAAGCATTCAGAGTTTCACGTGAAACCAGAACCCAGTTCTGTGGGGTCCAGCCGGCCTTTCTAAGGACTCACTCTGTGTTTGTTCAGGCTGAACTTGCCGTCCACAAGAAGAAGGTGGAAGAAGTGCAGACCTGGATGAACGCTCACAGGTCCAAGGTTAGTTCTAGTCCCAGAAGTTGGATGAACAAGTCAGAATGGGAAGAACCAGGACAGAAGAAGATTTGATTCAGAGAGAACCTGGTCCTCCATCAAGAAACTGCTCCTGTGAGGCTGGAGAGTGAGGTCCAACCCTCTGGGGATCTTTTGCAGGGCGGCATTCTGATTCTGACTGGACCGTCCGGCAGCGGGAAGACGGCCACGGTCCGGGTTCTGTGTCAGGAGCTGGGCTTCAAAGTTCAGGAGTGGACCAACCCCTCAAATGTGGAACCATACAGCAGCTGGCAGACCGGTAAGGTCCTCCTGCAGAGGAGGACACGTGAACGCCATTATGTGACCTTGTATGAGGTCAAATCAGAATCTCATGAattgaatgaaaacaatgatttgaacaaaacaaatgtaaagtggaaatatatacattttaacttgaaaaaatattgaaaaaattaaacgttaatttaaaaaacaataaatgtaaaactgttaccaaatgtaaaaaatgttgatttgtaacagctgcttttctgtatttaaattcttttaattatttctctCCTTCACTTTCAGTCAATTTATAGTTTCAATTCAGAACTTTTAGTTTTCAGTATTGAGCTTCATTTTGTGTGGGGCTTTAAGCCTGTTGGCTATCAGGACATGATTGACATCGGGTGACAGCGGTTCTGATGACGTCATTTCTGCTCCAAGACAGCACCTATCGTCGCCGTCTGTCGCTCCTCTGATGTACCACAACATTGTCTGTAGTACTGCACAGATGATGATTTTGAGTGGGAACGACATCACAGTAACTTCTATCACCCCATGTCAATCAGGTCCTGGTAGCCAATAGGATTAAAACTGTGCCCCCACTTCAATTGGAGATCACCcgtaaaaacaaaagcaaagaaggagagaaatgaaaagacaaaagttgaaaatacaaaacagcagcttttacaAATGCActgtatttttcatttggtaacagagatttatacatatatatattttttcaaatcaagtttcaaaattacatttttattagatattaaatatttattttttaatgcgtacctttcatatttttcaaatgttattactgttttaaatgtagaatctagtttttcattcatttgaatCCGATTCTGATTTGACCCCGTGACCTTCATCCAAACAGAACTCTTGGTCTTCAGAGCCCTCAGTCCTTCTATTCTGTTCATTTCAGGGCTGAAGTGCAGCTATAGAGAGTGTAGTGTTCTGCAGCTGCACCAAGAACTGGTCTGGAAAATCCTTACATGTAGAGTTAACCCTGGAAAATAATCAGTTTATCAAGAAATACAACttctaaaacacaaaagcagatCTGCTGTTCAAACGGCCTTCTGGCCCAGTCTGTATTGCAGATGTATAATGTGTTTATGTCAACCACATGTATATCATTAGCTGCTGTTGTCTGTTAAATGTCAACTTGTTTCACACTGAATAATTAATTTAACACTGTGATATTATTTTTGGTATAAATTCTAATTATGACACAATTAAGagttaaaaaacattcccacCTTCACACAAAGTGTGGCAAGAATATGTGGGCGTGGCTCATCCTTCATCCTCTTCTTCATCAGCTGACTGGAGGATTGATGGGCTCTCCTACACCTCCCAGGTGACGCAGTTCCGGGAGTTCCTCCTCCGAGCCTACAAGTACAGCTGCCTGAACATGGCTGgagatggaggagctgcagacagCAAGCTCATCCTGGTGGAGGTACGCGCAGCTGCAGATGCTTTTATTCCACAAACAAACGTTGGACCTTTCATTCAGAGAATCTTCTGTGAAAATACTCTGATGAAATTTACACAGATGACTGGATTCTAGTGTCAGATGTCACAATCCTTCACATTATGACTGAGGCTTTAACTCAAATTGAGAGGGAGAACTTGCATAGACTTTTATGAGGCTTCATAGCTCCACCCCCTCCTTCCtggtgtgtgttttgtgtgtaaagTGGAGCTCCAGACTTCTCACATCTGCTCATTTTCTCAGGATTTTCCCAACCAGTTCTATCGGGAGCCCAGCAGCCTGCACGAGCTCCTGAGGTAAGACCTGCAGCAGCGCCGCTCCGAGCCGCCGCTCTGGAACCATCATCACGGCCAACCCTCATCAACTGTCAGCCGTGTAACTAGAACTCTAGTCCCACCGTGCTGCATAGCTGAAAGCATTAAagctgaaaactaaaataaaaaaccaaaaaaaaaacaggttagccaaaacagctggcatgtagctgcagaaatattacctaaacttcaaaacaacctaaaaaactttaaaaagcctaaatcagccaaaccagctagcatgtagctgaaatattagctaaactcctaaatagcctaaaaaatcttagtaaatgccaaaatagtccaaaaagctagtagaatgccaattgttaaaaacttttaaactgaaacttttaaacaaaattatgaataataaaaaggccggaatgttattccagaataaatcaacttaaacattaaataactttcaatattttactctccataaaagtatattttgtcaaaattatacaagttagaaataagagcaagataacatcaggccgttaataacaataaaataaaataatctggagggccagatccggcccccgggccttgactttgacacgtgctctataGCCACCGACTGCGCAGGAAAATCTGCAGTTTAAAACAATGTCTAACACTCAGAAAGGGCAgcattttgtgaaatattttggCTTTATAACTGCATTACAtcaccagataaaaaaaatgatgtcacTTATTATGAAATCGTTTGTAtgatttagtttatttgacaAAAGTGTGAGTTTGTGTTGTCATACAGAAGAGAATGTTTCTCTATCCTCTTAATTTAATGGCTCATCGTTTTTGTCTTTGACCATTGGAgtgatttagatttaaaaaaaaatccaaatgttgtatttagaatagaatagaaaatactttattaatccctttggaagtcctcagggaaatttatttgaaaatgtattaatgatcAGAGATTCAAAGGTTAAACTGCTGTCACTTCCTGATGGTCAGCAGAGATACTGTGTAGATTCTTGTCGTCTTCTGAACTGAAATATGAAATGATGCTGTGGAGAGCTGCTGTTTCCCTGCCCTCTTCTCCTAAACCTTTTCCTGTGTCTACAGGCGCTTTGTGAGGGTCGCTCGCTGCCCCCTGGTGTTCGTCGTGTCAGAGTCCGTAAGTGGAGACGGCAGCGTACGCTCGCTTTTCCCTCGAGAGATCCAGGAGGAGCTTCACATCAGCTGCATCAGGTTTAAACCACAAACAAGCAGACATAGACCTCATTGCTGCTGCGCAGACAGTCTGCAGAGAGAACTGCAGAGAGACAGGTCTGCAGACAGGCATGCCCACAGAGAGAACTGCAGACACACTTTAAGACAGCCTTGCAGACAGACGGCTGTGCATGCAGACAGACCGATATGCACGCAGACGCTATGGATGCAAACCAACGGCTACACATGGAGACAGATGGCTGTGCAGGCAGATGGACGCTATGGATGCAGAAAGACATCTATGCATGCAGACAGACGGCTATGTATGCAGACAGATCTGcaaacagacataaaagtcCCACTTGGTGTGATTGTTaatatttagtttctttttctcctttaatcTTTTGCACTGAACTTGTTAGCTTCAATCATTTTagaattatgtgttttttagcTTTGGGTTGGGGTTGATAACAGGGTTCTGTTGGACCCTGAGCAGCAGATCGGGTTCTGAATATGTAGACTTACAAAGTGCTTTTTGtggttttcctgcagctttaaCCCCGTGGCTCCCACCTCCATGATGAAGGTCCTGGGAAGCATCTCAGCCCAAGAGGCGGTGAAGGTGAGTTGTTTGTGAGAGAGGAACCGCTTTGAACCGCTCGTCTCCATCATTTCATCTCTTTGTTCCTCTGAGCAGAGCGGCGGCCGGACGAGCGTCCCGGTCCAGGCAGAGCTGGAGGCTCTGTGCTCGGGGAGCGCCGGCGATGTGCGCAGTGCCATCAACAGTCTGCAGTTCTTCTGTCTGCTAGGTGAAGGCCGCCACGAGCACACGGGACAAACAGAAGGACATTCCCTCTGGACTGACGTCATTCCTGTCACCTTTCAGGCTCCTCTGTGAACTCAGGAGTGTCCAGAACCAAAAAGGACAGACCGGCACCAGGAAGGAGAGGAGGCTCCAGGAGCAACCAGAAGACGAAGAAGACGAAGCCTGTGAAGgatcaggaggaggagcaagCCATTGGAGGGAAAGACGCAGCTCTGTTCCTGTTCAGAGCTCTGGGGAAAATCCTGCACTGCAAACGTGAGTCCAGACCCGTTTCAGCCCGGTTCTGTACCACCCCTGAGGCTTCAGAACTGCTGGgctaaaacatgaaatatgttactctccataaaaata from Oryzias melastigma strain HK-1 linkage group LG9, ASM292280v2, whole genome shotgun sequence encodes the following:
- the rad17 gene encoding cell cycle checkpoint protein RAD17 isoform X1; translation: MDPRAPLPAAVRTETGPGNAQRNRETRLTSDSTKEEPNTEHWRPLLEEVKRWVEPSFIELSGGSFDPLFQSKADTKRPRKRKGATFNSPRLECGRGAQDESWVDRYSPQSLAELAVHKKKVEEVQTWMNAHRSKGGILILTGPSGSGKTATVRVLCQELGFKVQEWTNPSNVEPYSSWQTADWRIDGLSYTSQVTQFREFLLRAYKYSCLNMAGDGGAADSKLILVEDFPNQFYREPSSLHELLRRFVRVARCPLVFVVSESVSGDGSVRSLFPREIQEELHISCISFNPVAPTSMMKVLGSISAQEAVKSGGRTSVPVQAELEALCSGSAGDVRSAINSLQFFCLLGSSVNSGVSRTKKDRPAPGRRGGSRSNQKTKKTKPVKDQEEEQAIGGKDAALFLFRALGKILHCKRGGHEAVPSPALPPHLLHHFREDLLVEPEAVVERSHVSAEMFNLYLHQNYLDFFSEVEDVERASEYLSDADLLTADWTNRIIMRDYSSSVAVRGILHSHSHQVSVGFRPLHKPDWLRVSTKHRENCLTARHLFRDFCLPAACLQVELLPYLAKLTNPMRNHTQITFIQEVGQMPLRKHPSRLKLETLTDKETAPEEEDEKEDGGLEEGQDQTEEALTASQPKPTTSRALLEDEEVTIEEYSSD
- the rad17 gene encoding cell cycle checkpoint protein RAD17 isoform X2 — protein: MDLLPEGSRTAASTVKRWVEPSFIELSGGSFDPLFQSKADTKRPRKRKGATFNSPRLECGRGAQDESWVDRYSPQSLAELAVHKKKVEEVQTWMNAHRSKGGILILTGPSGSGKTATVRVLCQELGFKVQEWTNPSNVEPYSSWQTADWRIDGLSYTSQVTQFREFLLRAYKYSCLNMAGDGGAADSKLILVEDFPNQFYREPSSLHELLRRFVRVARCPLVFVVSESVSGDGSVRSLFPREIQEELHISCISFNPVAPTSMMKVLGSISAQEAVKSGGRTSVPVQAELEALCSGSAGDVRSAINSLQFFCLLGSSVNSGVSRTKKDRPAPGRRGGSRSNQKTKKTKPVKDQEEEQAIGGKDAALFLFRALGKILHCKRGGHEAVPSPALPPHLLHHFREDLLVEPEAVVERSHVSAEMFNLYLHQNYLDFFSEVEDVERASEYLSDADLLTADWTNRIIMRDYSSSVAVRGILHSHSHQVSVGFRPLHKPDWLRVSTKHRENCLTARHLFRDFCLPAACLQVELLPYLAKLTNPMRNHTQITFIQEVGQMPLRKHPSRLKLETLTDKETAPEEEDEKEDGGLEEGQDQTEEALTASQPKPTTSRALLEDEEVTIEEYSSD